Part of the Novipirellula artificiosorum genome, GAAGATCATATCGTGTCCCCCCCCGCTCTCCAACCAATCTGTCGAGATTCACGAATGAAAAACCACTCGCCCCGACGTGCAATGGTCCCTCTAACCCTCGTTGCAGTCGCCATGACCGCTCTTTCGTCCATCAGCCACGCTGCGGATTCCAGCCCGCAAATCTATGAAGTCCGTTCCTACTTGCTCGCCGAAAACAGCGATGTGGGGGCGATCGATGCCTACCTCCGCGACGCGCTGATTCCCGCACTCCAACGTCAAGGGATCGGGCCGATCGGCGCGTTTACGAATGCCGCCAACGACGAATCCGGAAGTCGCCGCATCGTTGTGGTCATCCCCTATGCAGACGCAAACGCAGTCGTGTCGTCAGCCCAAACTCTGAGAAAGGACGCGCAGTACGCTGCCGATGCGAAAGAATATCTCGGTCGAGCCCCCGACAATCCACCGTACCTGCGGATCACCAGCGAATTGTTGACGGCAATGGATTGCATGCCAAAGTTGGCAGTTGCCAAGGAGTCGCTGCTCAACGGTGATCGTGTCTACGAATTGCGACTGTACGAAAGCCCAAGCGAACAAATCGGCGATTTGAAGGTCGATATGTTCAATTCAGGCGAAGTCCCAATTTTTCTCGACAGCGGAGTTCAGCCGATCTTTATTGGCCAGTGCGTCATCGGCCCGCAAACCCCAAGCCTGACCTACTTGACGGTCTATCCGAATGAAGAGGCTCGTATCGAAGCGTGGAAGGCGTTTCGTATCCACCCCGATTGGAAGGTTTTAAGCAAGGTTCCAAAGTACAAGGGAACCGTAAGCCACATCGACAAGTACCTCTTGCTGCCAAAGCCGTACTCCCAGATGTAGTCGTTGTCAGTATCGCCCAAGCTGAAATTTGCCAGGGAACGGCAACGATTCTGCGGCTGGCAAACTTTGCGCCATCGGACGTTTTAGCGGTGCAAACGCGAATCGCCAACAATCCGAAGGTCGGATGACTTTTCGGTATGATCGCGTCGCGTTACGATTTGCTTCATGACACCGATGATGAAGCAATACCATGAAGCGAAGGCGGCGTGCGGGGACGCACTGCTGTTTTTCCGGATGGGCGACTTTTACGAGCTGTTTCTTGATGACGCCAAAGTCGCCGCCAAGATCCTCGGGCTGACGCTCACCAGCCGTGACAAAGATAGTGACAATCCGACCGCCATGGCCGGTTTCCCCTACCATCAACTCGATTCCTACCTGAATAAGCTGATTCGGGCCGGTTATCGAGCAGCGGTATGCGAGCAGGTCGAGGACCCGAAGCAGGCCAAAGGGCTGGTGCGTCGTGAAATCACCCGATTGGTCAGCGCCGGAACGCTGACAGACGACGGCCTGCTCGATCCGCGCGAAGCGAACTATTTGGCGGCCGTCTATTTGGCGAGCCCGAAAACCAAGAGCAGGGAGGAAACCGAGCCGACCGCCGGAATCGCGTGGGCCGAGCTGTCGAGTGGTCGCTTCGAAGCCGGCATCTTCCCGAAATCGCGGATCGAAGATGAACTGGCGCGGATCGGCCCTGCGGAAGTCATTTATCGTGAAGATGACGTGCGACTCAGCCCGGACACCACAGCCCCTTGGTCCTGGACCTCGCGGCCGGCGTGGTCGTTTGCCGAAGACGCGTCGCGTGACGCCCTGTGTAAACAGTTTGCGGTTCACAACCTTGAAGGTTTTGGCTTCGTTGACGCCGATGGCCCCGCGATCCGGGCGGCTGGGGCAGCGTTGACGTACCTCCAGGAAACGCAACGAGGAGGGCTCGACCACTTTCGCTCGATCACGGCTCATCACCGTTCGGGCGTCTTGCAGATTGATGCGTCGACTCGCGCCAGCCTCGAAATCACACGGACGATTCGCAGTGGTTCTCGCGAGGGTTCGCTGTTGGGGGTGATCGATCGAACGTGTACGCCGATGGGAGCACGATTGTTGGCCGACTGGATTGCCGCGCCGTTGATTGATCGTGCCCGAATCGAATGCCGTCTCGATGCGGTTTCCGAACTGGTCGGCGATGCGCGGCTTCGCGGCGATATCCGCGAAACCTTGAAGCGAACGTTTGATTTGACTCGGCTGCTGGCGAGAATTGCCACCGGACGTACGGGACCGCGGGACCTGCAACAAGTCGCTCGGACGCTCGCCAGTCTTCCCGATCTGAAAGCACGGCTGACGAATCGCAAATCCGAGCGACTTCAGTTTGTGGAGGCCCATTTACACCTGTGTCCTGAGCTACGGGCTCAACTGGAATCTTCGCTCGCCGATGAATGCCCCTTGGCCGCATCGGACGGTAACTTCATTCGTCAAGGCTTCGACAAAGAACTCGATGCACTGCGTTTGCTGGCCCGCGGCGGCAAGGAATGGATCGCCGCGTACCAGAGAGAACAGATGGAAGCGACGGGCATTCAAAACTTGAAGGTCGGTTACAACAAGGTCTTCGGGTACTTCCTCGAAGCCAACAATTCACAACGGGACAAGATTCCGGATCATTTCATTCGAAAACAGACTCTTAAGAATTGCGAACGGTTCATCACACCCGAGCTGAAAGAGTACGAGGAAAAGGTCCTGGCGGCGGATGATCAGGCATCGGCGCGCGAGCAGTTGTTGTTTCAAAACCTGCGTTTGCAGACCCACCAGCATCTTTCAATACTGCAGGAAGTCGCAACCGCGATCGCCGAATTGGACGTCCTCGCGGCGCTTGCGGAGATCGCCAGTGGACGGAAATGGGTACGTCCCGAATTGACCGACGATTCCATTTTACAGATCGAAGCCGGGCGTCATCCTGTGCTGGACGTGACGCTGCCACAGGGAGAATTTGTTCCGAACGACTGCGTTCATTCGCCCGAGGCCGGAATGATTCTGCTGATCACCGGCCCCAACATGGCTGGTAAAAGCACTTACATTCGCCAGGTCGCTCTGATCACGCTGCTTGCCCAGGCCGGTTCGTTCGTGCCAGCGGAAACCGCCACGATCGGGATTGCCGACCGGATCTTTGCGAGAGTCGGGGCGAGTGATGAATTGAGCCGAGGTCAAAGTACCTTTATGGTTGAGATGGTCGAAACCGCCCGGATTTTGAATACCGCCTCACCGCGAAGTCTCGTGATCCTCGACGAGATTGGACGTGGAACCAGCACGTACGATGGTTTGTCTTTGGCCTGGGCAATCACCGAATACTTGCACGAGCAGATCGGTTGTCGCACGCTGTTCGCGACGCATTATCATGAATTGACACAGCTTGAAGAAACGTTGCCTCGCGTTGCGAACTTGAATGTCGCCGTGAAGGAATGGAACGATGAAGTGGTCTTCTTGCACCGCATCGTTTCCGGCGGCGCCGACAAAAGCTATGGGATTCATGTCGCACGACTTGCCGGTATCCCCAAAGCGGTCAACGAACGAGCGAAGGATGTCCTGGCACAACTCGAAGTCGACCACCGTGATTCACTCGACCGCCCCACCTTGTCCCCGCCAGGTGACGCTGCAAAACAAAATCACTACCAATTGACGTTGTTCGGTTTCGCGGACCATCCCTTGTTGGATGAGCTTCAGAAGTTGGATGTCAATGCGATGACGCCCATGGACGCGTTGCAGTTTTTGCAAGCGGCGAAGAACCAATTGCAAACACCTGCCAAGTCGTAAGGATGCCACCTTGATCTCGGATCATTTCGCCAGCGACTCGCTGGTGATCAAATCAACCGGCGTTTCAATGTCTTCGCTCTCGACAAGCGGATCGGCAAGCATTTTCAAAGCAGCCTCAATGCCAAAGACCGCCAGTTGATCACCATGCTGATCGGCGGTCGCCAAAATCTTGTCTTCGCGAATCGCTTGTTGAACCGCAGAGATGTTATCGAATCCGACCACGATCACTTCGCCGCTTCGGCCAGCACTGCGCACTGCCGCGAGTGCCCCGAGCGCCATGCTGTCGTTGGACGCAAGAATTGCCTTGATCTCAGGATGTTCACTTAAAATCGATGCTGCGATCGTGTTGGCCTTTACCGTTTCCCATTCGGCCGATTGGCTGTCGACGATTTCAATCCCGGCCTCCGTCATCGCTTCTTCAAAACCGAGCTGACGCTGCTGGCCGTTGAAGGACGTTCGAATGCCTTCGAGCACAGCCACTTTATCGCCTTTCGAAAGACGCGTCGCCAAATACTCGCCCACTTTCTTTGCTCCCGCTTTGTTGTCAGGACCGACGAACGGGATTGCAATCTGCTCTTGTCGAAGTACCTCCGCGTCAAGCCGATTGTCAATATTGACAACCACGACGCCTTTTTTCTTCGCCTTGCGAAGTGCCGGGACCAATGCCTTGGAATCCGCTGGCGCAATTACGATTGCATCCACACCGCTGGCGACCATTTCGTCCACCATTGCCGCTTGCCGAGCCAGGTCACGTTCGTCCTTGATCCCGTTGGACAACAATTCGTACTGGTCATCATGTGCACGTTGATGGTCCTTCGCACCATTTTCCATGGTCGAAAAAAATTCATTGGCGAGCGACTTCATGATCAAGGCGACGCGAGGCTTGTCGCTGGTGTCCGAAGAGGGGGAATGGCAACCAGCGATGGTGGCCACCAGCAAGACCAAAGCAACCGTAAGGATTTTGTTGGGCATAGGAGTCGGCATGAGAGTCGGCATGAGAGTCGGCATGGGAGTCGTAATCATTGGCGAGGGGGGGAGGGAGTTCCATCGAAAGCCGTCTCAATCAACGTACCCACTTCGGTTCGTGTTGATCGAACCATCCACAACGATGGGTGACCTTCGTGGATCCGTTTCGGTCGGAAAAAAACAGCATTCGACTTCGATTCTCGCTCAACGGTCATGTTACAATTGAGGCCTCCGGTTCACAACCTGCATCGGTTATCATGCGACGGCTGGATCACGTGCGACAAGTTTGTCGCCAAGCGACTGCTCACTGACTACGGGCACGCCCCCCGCGATCCTCTTCCCATGATTGCTGAAGTCAGGGTTTCGTCCGTTTTCACCAACCCTCTTTGATTCATGTTCCACCGATTGATTTCGTGCTTGGTTGTTGTTCTTCTCACCTCCGCCGTGTTTGCCGATCGCCCCAATGTTTTGATGATCGCCATCGATGACCTGAACGATTGGGTTGAACCCCTCGGAGGTCACCCCGATGTAAAAACACCTGCAATGGCTGCTTTGGCCGCGCGTGGCTTGACGTTCACCAATGCTCATTGCCAAGCTCCGCTGTGTAACCCCAGCCGCACGTCGTTGATGACGGGGCTACGGCCAACCGATACTGGCGTATACGGCTTGTCACCCTGGTTTCGCGCACTGCCGGAATTCAAGGACCGCGTAACGCTACCACAATATTTTCAGAGCCATGGTTACCGCACGCTGATCGGAGGAAAAATCTATCATGGCGGAAATGGACGTGGCCGGGACGCTGAAAAAGAGTGCGATGTCTGGGGGCCCAATGCGTCGGTTGGCGCGAAGCCTGAAAAGAAACTCATTCCGCCGACACCGGGCGGCAATCACCCCTTGATGGACTGGGGCACCTTTCCTCATCGCGACGAGGACAAGGGCGATTGGCAAGTTGCGTCGTGGGCCGTCGACCAGCTTGAATCGATGCCCGATGAACAACCTTTTTTTCTCTCGGTCGGTTTCTTTTTGCCTCATGTACCCTGTTACGCCACACAGAAATGGTTCGACCTGTATCCTGATCAAACCATGACGATGCCGCCCCTGTTGCCGGGCGATCGGGATGACACCCCCGAATCGTCGTGGTACATCCATTGGGATTTACCCGAGCCGAGGTTGAGTTGGCTTGAAGCGAACCATCAAACGCGACCGCTCGTCAGATCGTACTTAGCATGCGTCAGTTTCGTCGACAGCCAAGTCGGCCGCGTCCTCGACGCGCTCGAAGCATCCCCGTATGCCGGCAATACAATCGTTGTCTTGTGGAGCGATCATGGGTACCACTTGGGCGAGAAAGCCATCTCTGGAAAGAATTCGCTGTGGGCACGGTCAACTCACGTTCCGTTGATCTTTGCGGGTCCCGGCGTACCGAAGGATTCAAAATGCAATCAGCCGGCTGAGTTGCTTGACATTTATCCCACGTTGGCGGCGTTGGCGGCGCTCGACGAGCCGCAAGGAATGGAGGGAATCAGCCTGTTGCCGCAAATCGAGGATCCGCAGCGACCGCGCGAGCGACCGGCGATTTGTTCTCACAATGCGGGGAACCATAGCGTCTGTGATACGCGTTGGCGTTACATTCGCTATGCCGATGGAGCCGAAGAGTTGTACGATCGGAACGCGGATCCCGACGAGTACGACAATCTGGTCGCCCCTGGCCGTGACCGATTGCCGTTCGCGGACGTGATCGCGAAGTTGAGTCAATGGTTGCCCACCGACGAACGTCCGCTTGCCGCTGGCAGCGCCCATCGAATTCTCGAGCGACGCGCAGACGGTTTCTACTGGGAAGAGAAAAAAATTGTTCCCTCCGAGAGGGTCCGGTAAACTCCTTCCGAGCGCGAGCGAAAACGTTTAGATTAAGCCGTCAAGGGGTCCGCGCTGTCGGATCACCGACTAAAAAGAAACGAACCCAACTTTTTTCTATCCACTCGAAAGTAGTCTCACCATGAGCGTACTTGTTCAACAGCAAGCCCCCGATTTTACTGCCCAAGCTGTCATGCCCGATGGGCAGTTCAAAGAGGTCTCTTTGTCCGATTATCGCGGGCAGTACGTGATGCTGTTCTTTTGGCCCTTGGACTTCACCTTCGTCTGCCCCACCGAGATTATCGCGTTTAGTGACCGAGCGTCCGATTTCGAAAAACTGGGGGTGCAGATTCTGGGTGTGTCGATTGATAGTCACTACACCCATTTTGCCTGGACCAGTACGCCGCGCAATCAAGGCGGCATTGGCAAAACGGAATACCCACTGATCGCCGATTTGAACAAGCAAATCTCTCGCGATTACGACGTCTTGCTCGATGCCGGCATCGCTCTGCGAGGTCTATTCTTGATCGACAAAGACGGCATCGTGCGTCACCAAGTGGTCAATGACTTGCCGCTTGGTCGTAACGTCGACGAAGCGCTGCGGATTGTCAAAGCGCTTCAGCATTTCGAAAAGCATGGCGAAGTGTGCCCCGCGAATTGGCAAGAAGGCAGCCGCACGATCAAACCGGGCGTCGAAGAAAGCAAAGCGTTTTTCAGCGCCGAATACAAGGGTTAAGCTTTGCCGGAGGTCGACGTGACTTCCCGATCGAGAACCTCGATTATCGAAAGATCAACCATGTGGAAAACAAACGAACTCGGTCATGCCGCGTGGCAAGATCACGGTACCACATGGTGGTTTGACGCGAGAGGCGGTGAACACGGGATCGCGATCGGAATGGCCCCCGATCCTCAATTCGCGGCCCGGTTTCGTGCCGTCGAGCATGACACGATGCCGAGTGCAGCCGAGCAATTTGTCCGTGGTGATCAGTGGCACGTGGTGCTTCCTCAGCAAACGGAATCGTACTCGCTTCGGTTGGCGTTTCAACCGATCCGCGGCAATAGCGACCGGATGCTGTTTGAAGTGACGGTTTCGTTGGAAACCTCGCTGCTTGATACCCAACCCATGCTCGAGTTGTTGGCTTCTGGCAAAGCGTTGGATTCAATCGGCGTTCCGGAGTCCTTGGGTGCACCGGCGGATCAGGGATGCCCACCGATTTCGATCGCAACGGGACCGACGGGATCTATAGCAGTGTTGCTGGGGCCGCACGATTATCCGTTCACAACGGATGAAACGACCGACGCGGGTTTGAGGTTGCGTTTGTTTGGTCAGTTTTTGGAAAAAGGCGTCATCCGAAAAGCTCGTCCGTGGATCTTGATCACTCGATCCGGTGATCAGCCGAGCCACGATGAACTGCGACAAATCTACCGCGAACTGGCAGACAGCCCGCTACCACTTACATCGTGAAGTGGCGGGACGCCGGTCACGCTTGCGATTGCGAGCAACCACTAGGCATTGGAATCGCACGCCTGGCAACCTGGTTGCACTTGATGCTTTACGGAGAAATACAGCGCTCCGGTAGGACAGGCTCCGATGCATTTTGAAGCGACCGAACCGAGCGCTTCCTCCATGGTGCCATGGAAGGGAACCCCAATGCGAACGTCGAATCCACGTCCGACGAAACTTAGCCCGAGTGCGTCTTGAGCCTGATTGGCGATTTGCACACACAACTCACA contains:
- a CDS encoding NIPSNAP family protein, with amino-acid sequence MTALSSISHAADSSPQIYEVRSYLLAENSDVGAIDAYLRDALIPALQRQGIGPIGAFTNAANDESGSRRIVVVIPYADANAVVSSAQTLRKDAQYAADAKEYLGRAPDNPPYLRITSELLTAMDCMPKLAVAKESLLNGDRVYELRLYESPSEQIGDLKVDMFNSGEVPIFLDSGVQPIFIGQCVIGPQTPSLTYLTVYPNEEARIEAWKAFRIHPDWKVLSKVPKYKGTVSHIDKYLLLPKPYSQM
- the mutS gene encoding DNA mismatch repair protein MutS, whose product is MTPMMKQYHEAKAACGDALLFFRMGDFYELFLDDAKVAAKILGLTLTSRDKDSDNPTAMAGFPYHQLDSYLNKLIRAGYRAAVCEQVEDPKQAKGLVRREITRLVSAGTLTDDGLLDPREANYLAAVYLASPKTKSREETEPTAGIAWAELSSGRFEAGIFPKSRIEDELARIGPAEVIYREDDVRLSPDTTAPWSWTSRPAWSFAEDASRDALCKQFAVHNLEGFGFVDADGPAIRAAGAALTYLQETQRGGLDHFRSITAHHRSGVLQIDASTRASLEITRTIRSGSREGSLLGVIDRTCTPMGARLLADWIAAPLIDRARIECRLDAVSELVGDARLRGDIRETLKRTFDLTRLLARIATGRTGPRDLQQVARTLASLPDLKARLTNRKSERLQFVEAHLHLCPELRAQLESSLADECPLAASDGNFIRQGFDKELDALRLLARGGKEWIAAYQREQMEATGIQNLKVGYNKVFGYFLEANNSQRDKIPDHFIRKQTLKNCERFITPELKEYEEKVLAADDQASAREQLLFQNLRLQTHQHLSILQEVATAIAELDVLAALAEIASGRKWVRPELTDDSILQIEAGRHPVLDVTLPQGEFVPNDCVHSPEAGMILLITGPNMAGKSTYIRQVALITLLAQAGSFVPAETATIGIADRIFARVGASDELSRGQSTFMVEMVETARILNTASPRSLVILDEIGRGTSTYDGLSLAWAITEYLHEQIGCRTLFATHYHELTQLEETLPRVANLNVAVKEWNDEVVFLHRIVSGGADKSYGIHVARLAGIPKAVNERAKDVLAQLEVDHRDSLDRPTLSPPGDAAKQNHYQLTLFGFADHPLLDELQKLDVNAMTPMDALQFLQAAKNQLQTPAKS
- a CDS encoding sugar ABC transporter substrate-binding protein, with protein sequence MPNKILTVALVLLVATIAGCHSPSSDTSDKPRVALIMKSLANEFFSTMENGAKDHQRAHDDQYELLSNGIKDERDLARQAAMVDEMVASGVDAIVIAPADSKALVPALRKAKKKGVVVVNIDNRLDAEVLRQEQIAIPFVGPDNKAGAKKVGEYLATRLSKGDKVAVLEGIRTSFNGQQRQLGFEEAMTEAGIEIVDSQSAEWETVKANTIAASILSEHPEIKAILASNDSMALGALAAVRSAGRSGEVIVVGFDNISAVQQAIREDKILATADQHGDQLAVFGIEAALKMLADPLVESEDIETPVDLITSESLAK
- a CDS encoding sulfatase gives rise to the protein MFHRLISCLVVVLLTSAVFADRPNVLMIAIDDLNDWVEPLGGHPDVKTPAMAALAARGLTFTNAHCQAPLCNPSRTSLMTGLRPTDTGVYGLSPWFRALPEFKDRVTLPQYFQSHGYRTLIGGKIYHGGNGRGRDAEKECDVWGPNASVGAKPEKKLIPPTPGGNHPLMDWGTFPHRDEDKGDWQVASWAVDQLESMPDEQPFFLSVGFFLPHVPCYATQKWFDLYPDQTMTMPPLLPGDRDDTPESSWYIHWDLPEPRLSWLEANHQTRPLVRSYLACVSFVDSQVGRVLDALEASPYAGNTIVVLWSDHGYHLGEKAISGKNSLWARSTHVPLIFAGPGVPKDSKCNQPAELLDIYPTLAALAALDEPQGMEGISLLPQIEDPQRPRERPAICSHNAGNHSVCDTRWRYIRYADGAEELYDRNADPDEYDNLVAPGRDRLPFADVIAKLSQWLPTDERPLAAGSAHRILERRADGFYWEEKKIVPSERVR
- a CDS encoding peroxiredoxin; this translates as MSVLVQQQAPDFTAQAVMPDGQFKEVSLSDYRGQYVMLFFWPLDFTFVCPTEIIAFSDRASDFEKLGVQILGVSIDSHYTHFAWTSTPRNQGGIGKTEYPLIADLNKQISRDYDVLLDAGIALRGLFLIDKDGIVRHQVVNDLPLGRNVDEALRIVKALQHFEKHGEVCPANWQEGSRTIKPGVEESKAFFSAEYKG